A window from Mycobacterium saskatchewanense encodes these proteins:
- a CDS encoding DinB family protein, translated as MSASLPPLAAEDYVCEPCAMAFSETEIDEAVNIIGGLPVALREAVHAIPPGARRKRPEADVWSVAEYVCHLRDVYVGFTIRLHRVRTEDQPAFEPLFNDLRARRFRYNQCDIAATIDETAAAVAGFRDEVARMREGDWDRIGSRLPGERRTARWLVRQAMHEGVHHLGDIERFGSELLVP; from the coding sequence ATGTCGGCTTCGTTACCGCCGCTGGCCGCCGAGGATTACGTGTGCGAGCCCTGCGCGATGGCCTTTTCGGAGACGGAAATCGACGAGGCGGTCAACATCATCGGCGGCCTGCCCGTCGCCCTCCGGGAGGCCGTGCATGCCATCCCGCCCGGGGCTCGGCGAAAGCGGCCCGAAGCCGACGTGTGGTCGGTCGCCGAGTACGTGTGCCACCTGCGCGACGTCTACGTCGGCTTCACCATCCGGCTGCACCGCGTCCGCACGGAGGACCAGCCCGCCTTCGAGCCGCTGTTCAACGATCTGCGGGCCCGTCGTTTCCGATACAACCAGTGCGACATCGCCGCCACGATCGACGAGACGGCGGCGGCCGTGGCGGGATTCCGCGACGAAGTGGCGCGGATGCGGGAAGGCGATTGGGACCGCATAGGATCCCGGTTGCCCGGTGAGCGCCGGACGGCGCGTTGGCTCGTGCGCCAGGCGATGCACGAAGGCGTCCATCACCTCGGCGACATCGAGAGATTTGGCTCTGAGCTGCTCGTCCCCTAG
- the sppA gene encoding signal peptide peptidase SppA: protein MFAFLPSIPGVSELRAAASRVDTARHRGVPNGCVLEFDLRSVPPETTGFDPLAIITGGRPMALRYVVGAIHRAAEDPRIAGMIARVQLAASPPAGVQELREAIEAFSAVKPSLAWAETYPGTMSYYLASAFREVWMQPAGTVGLIGLASNATFLRDALDKAGIEPDFVARGEYKSAVNLFTEHGFTEPHREAVTRMIESVQEQVWAAVSESRKIDPGALDELADRAPLMRDDAVAASLIDRVGFRDEAYARIAELVGVEDYSEETGPPRLYLTRYAGAARPRLALSVPPVPGHRPRPAFAVITVHGAIVNGRGGPQLLPVGQSAAGADTIAAAVREAAADDSVAAIVLRVDSPGGSVTASETIWREVTRARKRGKPVVASMGAVAASGGYYVAMGADAIVANPGTITGSIGVITGKLVVRELLERLGVFSDTVRTNANADAWSIDAPFTPEQRARREAEADLFYTDFVERVAEGRNMTVDAVDRVARGRVWTGADALERGLVDELGGLKTAVRRAKVLAGLDEDTEVRLLSYPGSSLLDMVRPRSSSQPAAASLPDALAALLGRTLAGVLANVEQTMGGVNALWLGTPRL from the coding sequence ATGTTCGCCTTCCTCCCCTCGATCCCCGGCGTCTCTGAGCTGCGCGCCGCGGCGAGCCGGGTCGACACCGCCCGCCACCGGGGCGTGCCCAACGGCTGCGTGCTCGAGTTCGACCTGCGCTCGGTGCCCCCGGAGACGACGGGTTTCGACCCGCTGGCGATCATCACGGGCGGTCGCCCGATGGCACTGCGCTACGTCGTCGGCGCGATCCACCGCGCCGCGGAGGATCCGCGGATTGCGGGGATGATCGCCCGCGTGCAGCTGGCCGCGTCGCCGCCGGCGGGCGTGCAAGAGCTGCGCGAGGCCATCGAGGCGTTCAGCGCCGTCAAGCCGTCGCTGGCCTGGGCCGAGACCTATCCGGGCACCATGTCCTACTACCTGGCCTCGGCATTCCGCGAGGTGTGGATGCAGCCCGCCGGAACGGTCGGGCTGATCGGGTTGGCCAGCAATGCGACGTTCCTGCGCGACGCGCTCGACAAGGCGGGCATAGAGCCGGATTTCGTCGCACGCGGTGAATACAAGTCGGCGGTAAACCTTTTCACCGAGCACGGCTTCACCGAGCCCCACCGCGAAGCCGTCACCCGGATGATCGAAAGCGTGCAGGAGCAGGTGTGGGCGGCGGTCTCCGAGTCGCGCAAGATCGACCCCGGCGCACTCGACGAGCTGGCCGACCGCGCGCCGCTCATGCGCGACGACGCCGTCGCCGCGAGCCTGATCGACCGGGTCGGATTCCGGGACGAGGCGTACGCGCGGATCGCGGAACTCGTTGGGGTGGAGGATTATTCCGAAGAGACGGGGCCGCCTCGGCTATACCTCACGCGCTACGCCGGCGCTGCGCGGCCGCGGCTCGCCCTGTCCGTGCCGCCGGTTCCCGGCCACCGCCCCCGACCGGCGTTCGCCGTGATCACCGTCCACGGCGCGATCGTGAACGGCCGTGGGGGGCCGCAATTGCTGCCCGTCGGCCAGTCGGCGGCCGGCGCCGACACCATCGCCGCGGCCGTCCGGGAGGCCGCCGCCGACGATTCGGTGGCCGCGATCGTGTTGCGGGTGGACAGCCCGGGCGGGTCGGTCACCGCGTCGGAGACGATCTGGCGCGAGGTGACGCGGGCCCGCAAGCGCGGTAAGCCGGTGGTGGCGTCGATGGGCGCCGTCGCCGCCTCGGGCGGCTACTATGTCGCGATGGGCGCCGACGCGATCGTCGCCAACCCGGGAACCATCACCGGTTCCATCGGTGTGATCACTGGGAAGCTGGTGGTGCGCGAGCTGCTCGAACGGTTGGGTGTTTTCTCAGATACCGTGCGCACCAACGCCAATGCCGATGCCTGGTCCATCGACGCGCCGTTCACCCCGGAGCAGCGGGCCCGCCGCGAGGCTGAAGCGGACCTGTTCTACACCGACTTCGTGGAGCGGGTCGCCGAAGGCCGCAACATGACCGTGGATGCCGTGGATCGCGTTGCGCGGGGCCGGGTTTGGACCGGGGCCGACGCGCTGGAGCGGGGCTTGGTCGACGAACTCGGCGGCCTGAAGACTGCCGTGCGTCGGGCGAAGGTGCTGGCGGGCCTGGACGAGGACACCGAAGTCCGGCTGCTCAGCTATCCGGGCTCCTCGCTGTTGGACATGGTGCGCCCCCGCTCGTCGTCGCAACCGGCCGCCGCGTCGCTGCCGGACGCCTTGGCCGCGCTGCTGGGCCGCACGCTTGCCGGCGTGCTGGCCAACGTCGAGCAGACGATGGGCGGCGTCAACGCGCTGTGGCTGGGGACGCCGCGGCTTTAA
- the rpmD gene encoding 50S ribosomal protein L30: MSQLKITQVRSTIGARWKQRESLRTLGLRRIRHSVIREDNAQTRGLIAVVNHLVEVEPAETGAGGDTK; the protein is encoded by the coding sequence ATGAGTCAGCTCAAGATCACCCAGGTGCGCAGCACCATCGGGGCGCGCTGGAAGCAGCGCGAGAGCCTGCGCACCCTGGGCTTGCGGCGGATCCGCCACTCGGTGATCCGTGAAGACAACGCACAGACTCGCGGCCTGATCGCGGTGGTGAACCACCTCGTCGAGGTGGAGCCCGCCGAGACGGGCGCCGGAGGTGACACCAAATGA
- a CDS encoding class I SAM-dependent methyltransferase — protein sequence MTSTGSRYEGDTWDLASSVGATATMVAAARAMATRAERPLIDDPFAEPLVRAVGVDLLARLASGELDPTELNDVHDGASGSPGAMSRMADNMAVRTKFFDDFFLAATQSGIRQVVILASGLDSRAYRLPWPAGTVVYEVDQPEVIEFKSRTLARLGATPTADRRVAAVDLRDDWPTALRTAGFDPAQPTAWSAEGLLGYLPPEAQDRLLDTITELSAAGSRLATESAPTPGPGDEERMKERMRAIAERWRAHGFDLDMAGLVYFGDRNEAATYLRDHGWVLSGSSISELFAANGLAPLEDDDMRMGDVLYVSGTHE from the coding sequence ATGACTTCGACCGGCTCCCGGTACGAGGGCGACACCTGGGACCTGGCGTCTAGCGTCGGCGCCACGGCGACCATGGTGGCCGCCGCCCGCGCGATGGCGACGCGGGCCGAGCGCCCGCTGATCGACGACCCGTTCGCCGAGCCGCTGGTGCGGGCGGTCGGTGTCGACCTCCTCGCCCGGCTGGCCAGCGGTGAGCTGGACCCGACCGAACTGAACGACGTCCACGACGGCGCCAGCGGATCGCCCGGCGCCATGTCCCGCATGGCCGACAACATGGCGGTGCGCACCAAGTTCTTCGACGACTTCTTCCTGGCCGCAACGCAGTCCGGCATCAGGCAGGTGGTGATCCTGGCCTCGGGCCTGGATTCCCGCGCGTACCGGTTGCCGTGGCCCGCCGGCACGGTGGTCTACGAGGTCGACCAGCCCGAGGTCATCGAGTTCAAGTCCCGCACCCTGGCCAGGCTGGGCGCCACGCCCACCGCCGACCGTCGGGTGGCCGCCGTCGACCTGCGCGACGACTGGCCCACCGCGCTGCGCACCGCCGGATTCGATCCGGCCCAGCCCACCGCCTGGAGCGCCGAGGGGCTGCTCGGGTACCTGCCGCCCGAGGCGCAGGACCGCCTGTTGGACACCATCACCGAACTCAGCGCGGCGGGCAGCCGCCTTGCCACCGAAAGCGCGCCCACGCCCGGTCCCGGCGACGAGGAGAGGATGAAGGAGCGCATGCGGGCCATCGCCGAACGCTGGCGGGCGCACGGTTTCGACCTCGACATGGCGGGTCTGGTCTATTTCGGTGATCGCAACGAGGCGGCCACCTACCTGCGGGACCACGGCTGGGTGCTGAGCGGCAGCAGCATCTCCGAGCTGTTCGCCGCCAACGGGCTGGCTCCCCTGGAGGATGACGACATGCGCATGGGCGACGTGCTCTACGTGAGCGGCACTCATGAGTGA
- the rplF gene encoding 50S ribosomal protein L6, with protein sequence MSRIGKQPVPVPAGVDVTIDGQKVSVKGPKGALDLTVAEPIAVSRNDDGAIVVTRPNDERENRSLHGLSRTLVSNLVTGVTQGYETKMEIFGVGYRVQLKGSNLEFALGYSHPVVIEAPEGITFAVQSPTKFTVSGIDKQKVGQISANIRRLRRPDPYKGKGVRYEGEQIRRKVGKTGK encoded by the coding sequence ATGTCGCGTATTGGTAAGCAGCCGGTTCCGGTGCCCGCCGGTGTCGACGTCACGATCGATGGCCAGAAGGTCTCGGTGAAGGGCCCCAAGGGCGCCCTGGACCTGACCGTCGCCGAGCCGATCGCCGTGTCGCGCAACGACGACGGCGCCATCGTGGTCACCCGCCCGAACGACGAGCGGGAGAACCGCTCGCTGCACGGGCTGTCGCGCACCCTGGTGTCCAATCTGGTCACCGGCGTGACGCAGGGTTACGAGACCAAGATGGAGATCTTCGGGGTCGGCTACCGGGTGCAGCTCAAAGGCTCCAACCTGGAGTTCGCACTCGGGTACAGCCACCCCGTCGTGATCGAGGCGCCCGAGGGCATCACATTCGCGGTCCAGTCACCGACGAAGTTCACGGTGTCGGGGATCGACAAGCAGAAGGTCGGCCAGATTTCGGCGAACATCCGTCGCCTGCGCCGCCCGGACCCGTACAAGGGCAAGGGCGTGCGCTACGAGGGCGAGCAGATCCGCCGCAAGGTCGGAAAGACAGGTAAGTAG
- the rpsE gene encoding 30S ribosomal protein S5: MAEQPGGAQDSRDSRGDRDGRGRRDGGGRGGRDRDGDKSNYLERVVAINRVSKVVKGGRRFSFTALVIVGDGNGMVGVGYGKAKEVPAAIAKGVEEARKGFFRVPLIRGTITHPVQGEAAAGVVLLRPASPGTGVIAGGAVRAVLECAGVHDILAKSLGSDNAINVVHATVAALKMLQRPEEVAARRGLPIEDVAPAGMLKARRESDALASAAAAREATAQ; the protein is encoded by the coding sequence ATGGCGGAACAGCCGGGAGGCGCCCAAGACAGCCGCGACTCGCGCGGCGACCGCGACGGCCGGGGTCGGCGCGACGGCGGCGGCCGTGGTGGCCGCGATCGGGACGGCGACAAGAGCAACTACCTCGAGCGCGTCGTCGCCATCAACCGTGTCTCCAAGGTGGTCAAGGGTGGTCGGCGCTTCAGCTTCACCGCGCTGGTCATCGTCGGTGACGGCAACGGCATGGTCGGGGTCGGTTACGGCAAGGCCAAGGAGGTGCCCGCCGCGATCGCCAAGGGTGTCGAGGAGGCGCGCAAGGGCTTCTTCCGCGTGCCGTTGATCCGCGGCACCATCACGCATCCCGTGCAGGGGGAGGCGGCCGCCGGTGTGGTGCTGTTGCGCCCGGCCAGCCCGGGTACCGGTGTGATCGCCGGGGGCGCTGTGCGCGCGGTGCTGGAATGCGCGGGCGTGCACGACATCCTGGCCAAGTCGCTGGGTAGTGACAACGCGATCAACGTGGTTCACGCGACGGTGGCCGCGCTGAAGATGCTGCAGCGTCCCGAGGAGGTGGCCGCGCGCCGCGGCCTGCCCATCGAGGACGTGGCGCCGGCCGGGATGCTGAAGGCGCGCCGCGAAAGTGATGCGCTGGCCAGTGCCGCGGCGGCAAGAGAGGCGACTGCACAATGA
- a CDS encoding class I SAM-dependent methyltransferase, with protein sequence MSEGRAEGDSWDLASSVGATATMVAASRALASQGPDALLDDPLADPLVRAVGLDPFVRIIDGEFDFGDDPLLNRRTRIEQMTVRTRFFDDFFTGATDAGVRQAVILASGLDTRAYRLRWPAGTVVFEVDQPRVIEFKTTTLAGLGAAPTAERRPIGIDLRDDWPTALRANGFDVTRPTAWSAEGLLPYLPPEAQDRLFDNITALSAPGSRLATEHVPDPNAFSDERLRHITERWQRAGFDLNAAELFYRGERSVVVDYLTGHGWRVEAHPARELYARNGFEFPEDELAAFGDLSYVDATLG encoded by the coding sequence ATGAGTGAGGGACGCGCGGAAGGCGACAGCTGGGACCTGGCGTCGAGCGTCGGCGCGACCGCGACCATGGTGGCGGCGTCCCGGGCGCTGGCGTCGCAAGGACCCGACGCGCTGCTGGACGACCCCCTGGCCGACCCCCTGGTCCGTGCCGTCGGGCTCGATCCCTTCGTCCGCATCATCGACGGGGAGTTCGATTTCGGGGACGACCCGCTGCTGAATCGCAGGACGCGGATCGAGCAGATGACGGTTCGGACAAGGTTTTTCGACGACTTCTTTACCGGCGCCACGGATGCCGGCGTACGCCAGGCGGTGATCCTGGCGTCGGGGCTCGACACCAGGGCCTACCGGCTGCGGTGGCCGGCCGGCACGGTGGTTTTCGAGGTCGACCAGCCGCGGGTGATCGAATTCAAGACGACCACCCTGGCCGGACTGGGCGCCGCTCCCACCGCCGAGCGCCGTCCGATTGGCATCGACCTGCGCGACGACTGGCCGACGGCCTTGCGCGCCAACGGCTTCGACGTGACCCGGCCGACCGCATGGAGCGCCGAAGGGCTGCTGCCCTACTTACCGCCCGAGGCGCAGGACCGCCTGTTCGACAACATCACCGCGCTCAGCGCGCCGGGCAGCCGGCTCGCCACCGAGCACGTGCCCGATCCGAACGCCTTCTCCGACGAGCGGCTCAGGCACATCACGGAGCGCTGGCAGCGCGCGGGTTTCGACCTCAACGCGGCCGAGCTGTTCTATCGGGGTGAACGCAGCGTCGTCGTCGACTACCTCACCGGCCACGGCTGGCGGGTGGAGGCCCACCCCGCCAGGGAGCTGTATGCGCGCAACGGCTTCGAGTTCCCCGAGGACGAGTTGGCGGCGTTCGGAGACCTGAGCTACGTCGACGCGACCCTCGGCTAG
- a CDS encoding type Z 30S ribosomal protein S14 has translation MAKKALVNKAARKPKFAVRGYTRCNRCGRPRAVFRKFGLCRICLREMAHAGELPGVQKSSW, from the coding sequence ATGGCGAAGAAGGCACTGGTCAACAAGGCCGCACGCAAGCCGAAGTTCGCGGTGCGCGGCTACACGCGCTGCAACAGGTGCGGACGCCCGCGCGCGGTGTTCCGCAAATTCGGGTTGTGCAGGATCTGCCTGCGCGAGATGGCGCACGCCGGCGAGCTGCCGGGCGTGCAGAAGAGCAGTTGGTAA
- a CDS encoding LLM class flavin-dependent oxidoreductase: MRYSIAIPQLDYDSFDAAGLRSFLSRAEELGFEGGWVLEQTIGEAPLLAPLELLAWCAAGTERLRLGVAVLVTSLHEPLQLAQSITAVDRLSHGRLDVGVAPGGGGRQFAAFGVDKDHFISYFTEGLELMKAAWSDEPRVTFHGRFRDVDGLPSNPKPVQRPHPPIWFGGLAPKALARAVRLGDSFLGAGSSTTEHFAGAVTIVRRELDEQRKDPAHFTIGKRVYLMVDDDAARARERVVEGLHRIYADAIPGVEAVPVSGTPGDVARGLREVIDAGAEYLLLNPVGVDVAENRDQMERLAAEVIPQLS; the protein is encoded by the coding sequence GTGAGGTATTCGATCGCCATTCCCCAATTGGACTATGACAGCTTCGACGCCGCCGGGCTTCGTTCCTTCCTCAGCCGGGCCGAGGAGCTCGGGTTCGAGGGCGGCTGGGTGCTCGAGCAGACCATCGGAGAAGCGCCGCTGCTGGCGCCACTGGAGCTGCTGGCGTGGTGCGCGGCCGGCACCGAGCGACTCCGCCTCGGCGTCGCCGTCCTGGTGACGTCCCTGCACGAGCCGCTGCAGCTGGCCCAGTCCATTACCGCCGTCGACCGGTTGAGCCACGGCCGACTCGACGTCGGCGTGGCACCCGGCGGTGGCGGCCGCCAGTTCGCCGCGTTCGGGGTGGACAAGGACCACTTCATCTCGTACTTCACCGAGGGCCTCGAGCTGATGAAAGCCGCGTGGTCGGACGAGCCCAGGGTCACCTTCCACGGCCGGTTCCGCGACGTCGACGGCCTGCCTTCCAACCCGAAGCCGGTGCAGCGGCCGCACCCGCCGATCTGGTTCGGCGGCCTCGCCCCGAAGGCGTTAGCCAGGGCCGTGCGCCTCGGCGACTCGTTCCTGGGAGCGGGCTCGTCGACGACGGAGCACTTCGCGGGGGCGGTCACCATCGTCCGCCGCGAGCTCGACGAACAACGGAAAGACCCGGCGCACTTCACTATCGGCAAAAGGGTTTACCTGATGGTCGACGACGACGCGGCCCGCGCCCGGGAGCGCGTGGTGGAAGGGCTGCACCGCATCTACGCCGACGCGATCCCCGGCGTCGAGGCGGTGCCGGTCTCCGGCACGCCGGGCGACGTCGCCCGCGGGCTGCGCGAGGTCATCGACGCGGGGGCCGAGTACCTGCTGCTCAATCCCGTCGGGGTGGACGTGGCGGAGAACCGCGACCAGATGGAACGCCTTGCCGCGGAAGTCATTCCGCAGCTGAGCTGA
- a CDS encoding class I SAM-dependent methyltransferase — translation MSRTHDDEWDLASSVGVTATMVAAGRAMATKDPRGLIDDPFAEPLVRAVGVDFFTKMMDGELDLDAVEGSSPGRMQAIVDGMAVRTRYFDDYFTSATATGVRQAFILASGLDARAYRLPWPAGTVVYEIDQPRVIEFKTTTLAGIGAEPTATRHAIPMDLRGDWPAALMAAGIDADAPTAWLAEGLLIYLPPEAQDRLFDNITTLSAPGSTIATEFVPGIIDFDADRVREMAGTFREQGMDVDMASLVYAGERNHVVDYLTDKGWDVEGVTRTELFQRRGIPVPPPENDDPLGEIIFISGTLR, via the coding sequence ATGTCACGCACTCACGACGACGAATGGGATCTGGCGTCCAGCGTGGGTGTGACGGCGACGATGGTCGCCGCCGGGCGCGCCATGGCGACCAAGGATCCGCGCGGATTGATCGATGACCCGTTCGCCGAGCCGCTGGTGCGCGCGGTCGGGGTGGACTTCTTCACCAAGATGATGGACGGGGAGCTCGATCTCGACGCGGTCGAGGGTTCGTCACCGGGGCGCATGCAGGCGATCGTCGACGGAATGGCGGTGCGCACCAGGTACTTCGACGACTACTTCACGAGCGCGACCGCCACCGGCGTGCGCCAGGCCTTCATACTGGCATCCGGGCTGGACGCACGCGCCTACCGGTTGCCGTGGCCGGCCGGCACGGTGGTGTACGAGATCGACCAGCCGCGGGTCATCGAGTTCAAGACGACCACCCTGGCCGGCATCGGGGCCGAGCCGACAGCAACCCGGCACGCCATACCCATGGACTTGCGCGGCGACTGGCCGGCCGCCCTGATGGCGGCGGGGATCGACGCGGACGCGCCGACAGCCTGGCTGGCCGAAGGCCTGCTGATCTACCTACCGCCCGAGGCGCAGGACCGGCTGTTCGACAACATCACCACCCTCAGCGCGCCAGGCAGCACGATCGCGACCGAGTTCGTGCCCGGGATCATCGATTTCGACGCCGACCGCGTTCGCGAGATGGCCGGAACGTTCCGCGAGCAGGGGATGGACGTCGACATGGCGTCGCTGGTCTACGCCGGGGAGCGCAACCACGTCGTCGACTACCTGACCGACAAGGGATGGGACGTCGAAGGCGTCACCCGCACGGAGTTGTTCCAGCGCCGCGGGATCCCCGTGCCTCCACCGGAGAACGACGACCCGCTGGGGGAGATCATCTTCATCAGCGGCACGCTGCGTTAA
- the rplO gene encoding 50S ribosomal protein L15, with product MTIKLHDLKPAPGSKTARTRVGRGEGSKGKSAGRGTKGTKARKNVPATFEGGQMPIHMRLPKLKGFRNRFRTEYAVVNVGDINRLFPEGGSVGVDELVAKGAVRKNSLVKVLGDGKLSVKVDLSAHKFSGSAREKITAAGGSVTEL from the coding sequence ATGACCATCAAGCTGCACGACCTCAAGCCCGCTCCCGGATCCAAGACGGCTCGCACCCGCGTCGGTCGCGGTGAGGGCTCGAAGGGTAAGTCGGCCGGCCGCGGTACCAAGGGAACCAAGGCCCGCAAGAACGTGCCGGCCACCTTCGAGGGTGGGCAGATGCCGATCCACATGCGGCTGCCCAAACTCAAGGGCTTCCGCAACCGGTTCCGCACCGAGTACGCGGTCGTCAACGTCGGTGACATCAACCGGCTGTTCCCCGAGGGCGGTTCGGTCGGCGTCGACGAACTGGTGGCCAAGGGCGCGGTCCGCAAGAACTCGCTGGTCAAGGTTCTCGGCGACGGCAAGCTGAGCGTGAAGGTCGACCTGTCGGCGCACAAGTTCAGCGGCAGCGCGCGCGAGAAGATCACCGCGGCGGGCGGGTCGGTCACCGAGCTGTAG
- the rplE gene encoding 50S ribosomal protein L5, which produces MTTAEKVQPRLKERYRSEIRDALHKQFNYANVMQIPTVTKVVVNMGVGEAARDAKLINGAVNDLALITGQRPEIRRARKSIAQFKLREGMPIGARVTLRGDRMWEFLDRLTSIALPRIRDFRGLSPKQFDGVGNYTFGLAEQSVFHEIDVDKIDRVRGMDINVVTSATTDDEGRALLRALGFPFKEN; this is translated from the coding sequence ATGACTACTGCAGAGAAAGTTCAGCCCCGGCTGAAGGAGCGCTACCGCAGCGAGATTCGCGATGCGTTGCACAAGCAGTTCAACTACGCCAACGTCATGCAGATCCCGACCGTGACCAAGGTCGTCGTCAACATGGGTGTCGGCGAGGCGGCCCGGGACGCGAAGCTGATCAACGGCGCCGTCAACGATCTGGCGCTGATCACAGGCCAGCGTCCCGAGATCCGCCGGGCGCGTAAGTCCATCGCGCAGTTCAAGTTGCGCGAGGGTATGCCGATCGGCGCCCGCGTGACCCTGCGCGGAGACCGGATGTGGGAGTTTCTCGACCGCCTGACATCCATTGCGCTGCCGCGTATCCGTGACTTCCGCGGCCTGTCGCCGAAGCAGTTCGACGGCGTCGGCAACTACACATTTGGGCTGGCCGAGCAGTCGGTGTTCCACGAGATCGACGTGGACAAGATTGACCGGGTCCGCGGCATGGACATCAACGTCGTCACCTCGGCGACGACCGACGACGAGGGGCGAGCGCTGTTGCGGGCCCTCGGCTTTCCGTTCAAGGAGAACTGA
- the rpsH gene encoding 30S ribosomal protein S8, whose product MTMTDPIADFLTRLRNANSAYHDEVTLPHSKIKANIAEILKNEGYISDFRTEDARVGKSLIVQLKYGPSRERSIAGLRRVSKPGLRVYAKSTNLPRVLGGLGVAIISTSSGLLTDRQAARQGVGGEVLAYVW is encoded by the coding sequence ATGACCATGACGGACCCGATCGCAGACTTTTTGACGCGTCTGCGCAACGCCAATTCGGCGTACCACGACGAGGTGACGTTGCCGCACTCCAAGATCAAGGCCAACATCGCCGAGATCCTCAAGAACGAGGGATACATCAGCGATTTCCGGACCGAAGACGCTCGGGTGGGCAAGTCGCTGATCGTCCAGCTCAAGTACGGCCCGAGCCGGGAGCGCAGCATCGCGGGTTTGCGCCGCGTCTCCAAGCCCGGCCTGCGGGTGTACGCGAAATCCACCAACCTGCCGCGGGTGCTCGGCGGCCTGGGCGTGGCGATCATCTCGACCTCCTCGGGTCTGCTGACCGATCGCCAGGCGGCCAGACAGGGCGTGGGCGGCGAAGTCCTCGCATACGTGTGGTAG
- the rplX gene encoding 50S ribosomal protein L24, which produces MKVHKGDTVLVIAGKDKGAKGKVLQAYPERNRVLVEGVNRIKKHTAISANQRGAQSGGIVTQEAPIHVSNVMVVDSDGKPTRVGYRVDEETGKRVRVSKRNGKDI; this is translated from the coding sequence ATGAAGGTGCATAAGGGCGACACCGTCCTCGTCATCGCCGGCAAGGACAAGGGCGCCAAAGGCAAGGTCCTGCAGGCCTACCCGGAGCGTAATCGGGTGCTGGTCGAGGGCGTCAACCGGATCAAGAAGCACACCGCAATTTCCGCCAACCAGCGCGGAGCCCAGTCGGGCGGAATCGTCACCCAGGAAGCCCCGATCCACGTCTCGAACGTGATGGTGGTCGACTCGGACGGCAAGCCCACCCGCGTGGGGTACCGCGTCGACGAGGAAACCGGCAAGCGAGTCCGCGTCTCCAAGCGCAACGGCAAGGACATCTGA
- the rplR gene encoding 50S ribosomal protein L18, with amino-acid sequence MAQSKADTAARKPVGQNVSATRRVSRLRRHARLRKKVAGTPQRPRLVVNRSSRHIHVQLVNDQDGTTVAAASSIETDVRGLDGDKKARSVRVGQLIAERAKAAGIDSVVFDRGGYTYGGRIAALADAARENGLRF; translated from the coding sequence ATGGCGCAATCAAAAGCTGACACCGCCGCGCGAAAGCCGGTTGGGCAGAACGTGTCCGCGACTCGGCGCGTTTCCCGGCTGCGCAGGCACGCGCGGCTGCGCAAGAAGGTCGCGGGCACACCGCAGCGTCCGCGGCTGGTGGTCAACCGGTCGTCGCGGCACATCCACGTGCAGCTCGTCAACGACCAGGACGGCACCACGGTGGCGGCCGCCTCGTCGATCGAGACCGATGTGCGCGGCTTGGACGGAGACAAGAAAGCCCGCAGCGTGCGGGTCGGACAGTTGATCGCCGAGCGCGCCAAGGCCGCCGGCATCGACAGCGTCGTGTTCGACCGCGGCGGATACACCTACGGCGGACGGATCGCCGCGCTGGCCGATGCCGCGCGCGAGAACGGATTGCGATTCTGA
- the rplN gene encoding 50S ribosomal protein L14, which yields MIQQESRLKVADNTGAKEILCIRVLGGSSRRYAGIGDVIVATVKDAIPGGNVKRGDVVKAVVVRTVKERRRPDGSYIKFDENAAVIIKPDNDPRGTRIFGPVGRELREKRFMKIISLAPEVL from the coding sequence GTGATTCAGCAGGAATCGCGGTTGAAGGTCGCCGACAACACCGGCGCCAAGGAGATCTTATGCATCCGGGTGCTCGGCGGTTCGTCGCGACGCTATGCCGGGATCGGTGACGTGATTGTCGCCACCGTCAAGGACGCCATCCCGGGCGGCAACGTCAAGCGGGGGGACGTCGTCAAGGCCGTCGTGGTGCGCACCGTCAAAGAGCGCAGGCGTCCCGACGGCAGCTACATCAAGTTCGACGAGAACGCCGCGGTGATCATCAAGCCCGACAACGATCCGCGCGGCACGCGCATCTTCGGCCCGGTCGGCCGCGAGCTGCGCGAGAAGCGGTTCATGAAGATCATCTCGCTGGCCCCGGAGGTGCTGTAG